One stretch of Hevea brasiliensis isolate MT/VB/25A 57/8 chromosome 12, ASM3005281v1, whole genome shotgun sequence DNA includes these proteins:
- the LOC110636699 gene encoding plant cysteine oxidase 1-like, which translates to MDLDIKVEVEMEMEGISKVQRLCDACNHVFAQKELPTFLQIQSLKNLLDTFEAADVGIDEFSLPGSPSSSPEGMKELICGQGVPEITYIHIHECDSFSIGIFCFPAGAMFPLHDHPGMTVLSKLLYGSVYVKAYDWVKLENSSSRTIRLARNVVDGILRAPCEPSILFPKSGGNIHSFAALTPCAILDVLSPPYSEDDGRPSTYFSEFPIPALPGYAMLEERELPDDLVVIGAPYLGPPLSLPEL; encoded by the exons ATGGACTTGGACATAAAGGTGGAGGTGGAGATGGAGATGGAGGGAATAAGCAAAGTGCAAAGACTATGCGATGCCTGTAACCACGTATTTGCACAAAAGGAATTGCCTACTTTTCTACAAATTCAGTCACTCAAAAATCTCTTGG ATACTTTTGAAGCGGCTGATGTGGGCATTGATGAATTCAGCTTGCCTGGATCTCCATCTTCAAGCCCGGAAGGGATGAAGGAGTTGATTTGTGGGCAAGGAGTACCTGAAATCACTTACATTCACATCCATGAATGTGACAGTTTCTCT ATTGGGATATTTTGCTTTCCGGCTGGAGCGATGTTTCCCCTTCATGATCATCCCGGAATGACAGTTCTCAGCAAGCTCCTCTATGGATCTGTATATGTCAAGGCCTATGACTGGGTGAAGCTGGAAAATTCTAGCAGCCGGACAA TTAGACTAGCAAGGAATGTAGTGGATGGAATTCTAAGGGCACCATGCGAGCCATCCATCCTATTTCCAAAAAGTGGAGGAAACATTCATTCATTCGCTGCATTGACACCCTGTGCTATCTTGGATGTGTTGTCCCCTCCTTACTCTGAAGATGATGGGAGACCTTCCACTTACTTCTCAGAATTTCCCATTCCTGCTCTTCCTG GTTATGCTATGCTCGAGGAGAGAGAACTTCCAGATGACCTAGTTGTTATAGGAGCACCATATCTTGGCCCTCCTCTATCGTTACCAGAGTTGTAG
- the LOC110636712 gene encoding VQ motif-containing protein 9: MDKSCQSSGDSTITSGSSSSNTTVSSTRDQYLKNLNKLSHKISKPIITKKPLPPPPFDNHNFNNINSNANITSQPQQQPQSQQQQNQQAQQQQHQPPVYNINKNDFRDVVQKLTGSPAHERFSTPPPIHPPKPPSSRLQRIRPPPLAQVGNRPPPLINSAIPPHQLPPPPLNASINPPMPTAAATNNFIQRPSAPLSPLPPFPAVHAAAESPVSAYLRYLQNSISAVDSNRQFSGFSPLAPLVSPRWNNLPQQPPLQQNPQPFDPLQPGILSSRTSGMIASQPQFQLPTSPLPFGCLNSPRSPYPLLSPGLLLSPSSFPLSPTLPVPSPRWRAL; this comes from the coding sequence ATGGATAAAAGCTGTCAATCCTCTGGTGATTCTACCATCACCAGTGGTAGCAGCAGCAGTAACACCACCGTTAGTAGCACCAGAGATCAGTACCTCAAAAACCTCAATAAGCTTTCCCATAAGATCTCCAAACCCATCATCACCAAGAAGCCGCTGCCACCACCTCCTTTTGATAATCACAACTTTAACAACATTAATTCTAATGCCAATATTACATCTCAACCGCAACAGCAACCGCAATCGCAGCAGCAGCAGAATCAGCAGGCACAGCAGCAGCAACATCAACCACCGGTGTACAATATCAACAAGAATGATTTCAGAGACGTGGTCCAGAAACTCACCGGATCCCCGGCTCATGAGAGGTTCTCCACGCCTCCCCCTATTCACCCACCCAAGCCTCCAAGCTCTCGCTTGCAGCGTATACGCCCGCCTCCCCTGGCGCAGGTCGGCAACCGCCCGCCTCCCTTGATAAACAGCGCCATCCCTCCTCATcaactacctcctccacctcttAACGCCTCCATAAACCCTCCCATGCCTACTGCTGCAGCGACCAACAATTTCATCCAACGCCCATCAGCTCCTCTGTCACCGTTACCTCCGTTTCCGGCGGTCCACGCGGCGGCGGAGTCTCCGGTTTCTGCTTATCTGCGATACCTTCAGAACTCCATATCTGCCGTCGATTCTAATAGGCAATTTTCGGGATTCTCGCCGCTAGCGCCCCTGGTTTCTCCTCGTTGGAATAATCTACCTCAACAGCCACCTCTGCAACAGAACCCACAACCATTCGATCCGCTGCAGCCGGGGATACTATCGTCGCGGACATCAGGTATGATAGCATCACAGCCGCAGTTCCAGTTACCAACGTCACCGCTGCCGTTTGGGTGCTTGAACTCGCCACGATCACCGTACCCTTTGCTTTCACCAGGTCTATTGCTCTCACCATCTTCGTTTCCGCTATCACCGACATTGCCAGTGCCTAGCCCAAGATGGAGAGCTCtttga
- the LOC110636689 gene encoding alcohol dehydrogenase-like 2 isoform X1, producing MGSNKESTTAGKAIRCKAAICRNAGEPLIIEEIEVDPPKAWEVRIKILCTSLCHSDITFWKMKPGPLSDFPRIFGHEATGVVESVGDHVEEVKEGELVLPVFAPDCGECRDCRSTKSNICSKFSVSSGQFGMPRDGTSRFRDMKGEVLHHFLSVSSFTEYTVVDVAHMVKLSHGIPVDKASLLSCGISTGIGASWKLAGVEEGSTVAIFGLGAVGLAVAEGARLRGASKIIGVDLNPEKFELGIKFGLTDFVNPSTCGEKSVSQVIKEMTEGGADYCFECVGLASLMTEAFRSSREGWGKTVILGVEMHGSPLSLNPYELLRGKSVAGALIGGLKPKSDIPLLAEKYIDKELNLEQFITHEVSFKDINKAFELLLGGKSLRCVIWMDK from the exons ATGGGCAGCAACAAGGAGTCTACAACAGCAGGAAAAGCTATAAGATGCAAAG CTGCAATATGTAGAAACGCTGGGGAGCCGCTTATTATAGAAGAGATTGAAGTTGACCCTCCAAAAGCTTGGGAGGTTCGCATCAAGATCCTATGCACCTCCCTTTGTCATAGTGATATAACCTTCTGGAAAATGAAGCCA GGCCCTCTTTCAGACTTTCCAAGAATTTTCGGGCATGAGGCCACTGG cgTTGTTGAGAGTGTTGGAGACCATGTGGAAGAAGTAAAAGAAGGAGAATTGGTGTTGCCTGTGTTTGCTCCAGACTGTGGAGAGTGCAGGGACTGCAGGTCAACCAAGAGCAACATTTGCTCCAAATTTAGTGTAAGTTCTGGTCAGTTCGGCATGCCTAGGGATGGAACAAGCAGATTCAGAGACATGAAAGGGGAGGTCTTGCACCATTTCTTGAGTGTGTCAAGCTTTACTGAGTATACTGTGGTGGATGTTGCCCATATGGTGAAGCTCAGCCATGGCATCCCAGTTGACAAGGCCTCCTTGCTAAGCTGTGGAATTTCAACAG GGATAGGAGCTTCGTGGAAGTTGGCAGGAGTGGAGGAGGGATCCACCGTGGCTATATTCGGATTGGGGGCAGTGGGACTTGCG GTCGCAGAAGGAGCTAGGCTACGTGGTGCTTCCAAGATTATTGGAGTGGATTTGAATCCTGAAAAGTTTGAGTTAG GAATAAAATTTGGGCTAACTGATTTCGTCAACCCTTCAACCTGTGGGGAAAAGTCTGTAAGCCAA GTCATTAAGGAAATGACAGAGGGAGGTGCTGATTATTGCTTCGAGTGCGTTGGATTGGCCTCATTAATGACAGAGGCCTTCAGAAGCAGCCGAGAG GGATGGGGCAAAACAGTGATACTTGGAGTGGAAATGCATGGCTCGCCATTAAGCCTGAACCCCTATGAGCTTCTCAGAGGCAAAAGCGTCGCTGGCGCCCTAATTGGAGGGCTAAAGCCCAAATCTGATATTCCACTTCTGGCCGAGAAATATATAGACAAA GAGCTTAATTTGGAGCAGTTCATAACACATGAAGTGAGCTTCAAGGACATCAATAAAGCCTTTGAATTGCTTCTTGGAGGGAAGAGCCTGAGATGCGTAATATGGATGGACAAATAG
- the LOC110636689 gene encoding alcohol dehydrogenase-like 1 isoform X2: MKPGPLSDFPRIFGHEATGVVESVGDHVEEVKEGELVLPVFAPDCGECRDCRSTKSNICSKFSVSSGQFGMPRDGTSRFRDMKGEVLHHFLSVSSFTEYTVVDVAHMVKLSHGIPVDKASLLSCGISTGIGASWKLAGVEEGSTVAIFGLGAVGLAVAEGARLRGASKIIGVDLNPEKFELGIKFGLTDFVNPSTCGEKSVSQVIKEMTEGGADYCFECVGLASLMTEAFRSSREGWGKTVILGVEMHGSPLSLNPYELLRGKSVAGALIGGLKPKSDIPLLAEKYIDKELNLEQFITHEVSFKDINKAFELLLGGKSLRCVIWMDK; encoded by the exons ATGAAGCCA GGCCCTCTTTCAGACTTTCCAAGAATTTTCGGGCATGAGGCCACTGG cgTTGTTGAGAGTGTTGGAGACCATGTGGAAGAAGTAAAAGAAGGAGAATTGGTGTTGCCTGTGTTTGCTCCAGACTGTGGAGAGTGCAGGGACTGCAGGTCAACCAAGAGCAACATTTGCTCCAAATTTAGTGTAAGTTCTGGTCAGTTCGGCATGCCTAGGGATGGAACAAGCAGATTCAGAGACATGAAAGGGGAGGTCTTGCACCATTTCTTGAGTGTGTCAAGCTTTACTGAGTATACTGTGGTGGATGTTGCCCATATGGTGAAGCTCAGCCATGGCATCCCAGTTGACAAGGCCTCCTTGCTAAGCTGTGGAATTTCAACAG GGATAGGAGCTTCGTGGAAGTTGGCAGGAGTGGAGGAGGGATCCACCGTGGCTATATTCGGATTGGGGGCAGTGGGACTTGCG GTCGCAGAAGGAGCTAGGCTACGTGGTGCTTCCAAGATTATTGGAGTGGATTTGAATCCTGAAAAGTTTGAGTTAG GAATAAAATTTGGGCTAACTGATTTCGTCAACCCTTCAACCTGTGGGGAAAAGTCTGTAAGCCAA GTCATTAAGGAAATGACAGAGGGAGGTGCTGATTATTGCTTCGAGTGCGTTGGATTGGCCTCATTAATGACAGAGGCCTTCAGAAGCAGCCGAGAG GGATGGGGCAAAACAGTGATACTTGGAGTGGAAATGCATGGCTCGCCATTAAGCCTGAACCCCTATGAGCTTCTCAGAGGCAAAAGCGTCGCTGGCGCCCTAATTGGAGGGCTAAAGCCCAAATCTGATATTCCACTTCTGGCCGAGAAATATATAGACAAA GAGCTTAATTTGGAGCAGTTCATAACACATGAAGTGAGCTTCAAGGACATCAATAAAGCCTTTGAATTGCTTCTTGGAGGGAAGAGCCTGAGATGCGTAATATGGATGGACAAATAG
- the LOC110636698 gene encoding 14-3-3-like protein gives MAAAPSAREESVYMAKLAEQAERYEEMVEFMEKVSASVDSEELTVEERNLLSVAYKNVIGARRASWRIISSIEQKEESRGNEDHVSIIRDYRAKIESELSSICDGILKLLDTRLIPSASSGDSKVFYLKMKGDYHRYLAEFKTGAERKEAAESTLTAYKSAQDIANAELAPTHPIRLGLALNFSVFYYEILNSPDRACNLAKQAFDEAIAELDTLGEESYKDSTLIMQLLRDNLTLWTSDLPDDGADEIKEASKPTDEQQ, from the exons ATGGCGGCAGCACCTTCCGCTCGAGAGGAGAGCGTCTACATGGCCAAGCTCGCCGAGCAGGCCGAGCGCTACGAGGAGATGGTCGAGTTTATGGAGAAGGTGTCCGCCTCCGTCGACAGCGAGGAGCTTACCGTCGAGGAGCGGAACCTCCTCTCCGTTGCCTATAAGAACGTCATCGGAGCTCGGCGAGCCTCCTGGCGTATTATTTCCTCAATTGAGCAGAAGGAGGAGAGCCGCGGCAACGAGGACCACGTTTCCATTATCCGGGACTATAGGGCCAAGATCGAGTCTGAGCTCTCCTCAATCTGTGATGGGATCTTGAAGTTGCTTGACACTAGGTTGATTCCCTCTGCATCTTCTGGGGATTCTAAGGTGTTTTATTTGAAGATGAAGGGAGATTACCATAGGTATCTAGCCGAATTCAAGACTGGAGCTGAGAGGAAGGAGGCTGCTGAGAGTACCCTCACTGCTTACAAATCTGCACAG GATATTGCAAATGCAGAACTTGCGCCTACTCACCCAATCCGTTTAGGGTTGGCTTTGAACTTTTCAGTGTTTTACTATGAAATTCTTAATTCTCCTGATCGTGCTTGCAATCTCGCTAAACAG GCTTTTGATGAGGCAATTGCTGAGTTGGATACTCTGGGAGAGGAGTCATACAAGGATAGCACTTTGATCATGCAACTTCTCCGTGACAATCTCACTTTGTGGACCTCCGACTTGCCG gaTGATGGAGCCGATGAGATTAAAGAGGCATCTAAACCCACTGATGAACAGCAGTGA